In Mangrovibacterium diazotrophicum, one genomic interval encodes:
- a CDS encoding PorV/PorQ family protein, which produces MGGGGASLPEVDALQLNPASVSSSGFTAGISYANRFLLKELVAGDAQLIVPIAGSSVFAQFGQFGNRAFRENHVGIGLARKFGNHFSGGVQFHYFQLLMAENGRKPGLSTFSLGLNFTNADYGFGLSVFNPISQKMTSSDFTREYPFVGRLGAHKAFGDHFLVVSQLTYEDVRKITAHIGLQIFVLDRFCIRAGVQSSSPSWSMGLGFLFAKVQTDLAFSYHEYLGFSPSVSLYLKQR; this is translated from the coding sequence ATGGGAGGCGGCGGAGCCAGCTTGCCCGAAGTGGACGCACTTCAGCTAAATCCAGCTTCTGTATCTTCTTCTGGTTTTACTGCCGGAATTTCATATGCCAATCGTTTTTTGTTAAAAGAGCTCGTTGCAGGTGATGCGCAGCTGATTGTCCCGATTGCTGGTAGTAGTGTTTTTGCGCAGTTCGGCCAGTTCGGTAATAGAGCATTTCGCGAAAATCATGTAGGTATTGGATTAGCTCGAAAATTCGGTAATCATTTTTCGGGGGGAGTCCAGTTTCACTATTTTCAGTTACTGATGGCGGAGAACGGCCGCAAGCCAGGCTTGTCGACTTTTAGCTTGGGCTTAAATTTCACCAATGCCGATTATGGTTTTGGCCTTTCTGTTTTCAACCCGATTTCGCAAAAAATGACATCCTCCGATTTTACTCGGGAATATCCGTTTGTTGGACGGTTGGGTGCACACAAGGCTTTTGGTGATCATTTTCTGGTTGTATCCCAACTTACTTACGAAGACGTTCGAAAGATAACAGCTCACATTGGTTTGCAAATTTTTGTGCTCGATCGGTTTTGTATTCGAGCCGGAGTTCAGTCTTCCAGTCCGAGCTGGTCGATGGGCCTTGGATTCCTGTTCGCCAAAGTTCAAACTGATTTGGCGTTCTCTTATCACGAGTATCTTGGCTTTTCACCTTCCGTTTCACTCTATCTGAAACAACGATGA
- the purE gene encoding 5-(carboxyamino)imidazole ribonucleotide mutase, producing the protein MEPKVSIIMGSTSDLGVMEAAAKILDEFQIPFEINALSAHRTPAEVEVFAKGAKDRGIKVIIAGAGMAAHLPGVIAAMTTLPVIGVPIRASLDGLDALLAIAQMPPGIPVATVAINGAQNAGILAAQMISLGDAEMAEKLVEFKETLKTKIVKANQDLSEVKFKFKTN; encoded by the coding sequence ATGGAACCAAAAGTTAGTATTATTATGGGCAGTACCTCCGATTTAGGAGTGATGGAAGCTGCAGCAAAAATTTTAGATGAGTTTCAGATTCCTTTTGAAATCAACGCGTTATCTGCTCATCGTACTCCAGCCGAGGTTGAAGTTTTTGCCAAAGGTGCAAAAGACCGCGGTATTAAAGTTATTATTGCCGGCGCCGGTATGGCTGCTCACTTGCCGGGAGTAATTGCTGCAATGACAACACTGCCTGTTATTGGCGTGCCAATTCGTGCCAGCTTGGACGGACTGGACGCATTGCTGGCAATTGCCCAAATGCCTCCGGGAATTCCGGTTGCAACAGTTGCTATCAACGGAGCTCAAAATGCGGGCATCCTGGCTGCACAAATGATTTCGCTTGGTGATGCTGAGATGGCTGAAAAGCTGGTTGAGTTCAAAGAGACTTTGAAAACTAAAATCGTGAAAGCGAACCAGGATTTATCGGAAGTGAAGTTCAAATTTAAAACGAACTAA
- the hpt gene encoding hypoxanthine phosphoribosyltransferase, with translation MGKIKIIDKEFELFIPYEKIRAVIEKIADEMNENLAGKNPLFLCILNGSFMFAAEIFKRITLLDAEISFVKLASYQGTSTTGTVKELIGLNESLEGRTVVVLEDIVDTGITIEKVIAQIKAKNPAEVQVATLLLKPDALQRDVNLDYVGLEIPNEFIVGYGLDYDGRGRNLIDIFKVVE, from the coding sequence ATGGGAAAAATCAAGATTATAGACAAGGAATTTGAATTGTTCATCCCCTACGAAAAAATACGTGCTGTGATTGAAAAAATCGCAGACGAGATGAACGAAAATCTGGCAGGGAAAAATCCACTTTTCCTATGCATCCTGAATGGATCCTTCATGTTTGCAGCTGAAATTTTCAAACGAATTACGCTGCTCGACGCTGAAATTTCATTTGTTAAGCTTGCTTCATACCAAGGAACTTCGACAACCGGCACCGTGAAAGAACTTATCGGACTTAACGAAAGTTTGGAAGGCCGCACCGTTGTAGTTCTCGAAGACATCGTCGATACGGGCATCACGATTGAAAAAGTGATCGCTCAAATTAAAGCTAAAAACCCGGCTGAAGTTCAGGTAGCTACTTTGCTTTTAAAACCTGACGCTTTACAACGTGACGTTAATTTGGATTACGTTGGGCTGGAAATTCCCAATGAATTTATTGTTGGCTACGGTTTGGACTACGATGGAAGAGGCCGCAACCTGATTGATATTTTTAAAGTAGTTGAATAA
- a CDS encoding adenylate kinase: MLNLVLFGPPGAGKGTQVEFLIESYGLVHLSTGDLLRNEIAASTPLGIEAKRYMDNGELVPDSVVIGMIKNKLENTSDAKGFIFDGFPRTVAQAEALDQLLNTNGTPVSGMLSLEVEKAELVARLLNRGKTSGRSDDQDESIIENRINVYNEKTLPLKNYYAAQDKHFGINGMGSIAEIASRLSDAVNAL, from the coding sequence ATGTTAAACTTAGTTTTGTTCGGCCCTCCGGGAGCAGGAAAAGGAACACAGGTCGAATTCTTGATCGAAAGTTACGGATTGGTTCACTTGTCAACCGGCGATTTATTGCGTAACGAAATTGCAGCATCAACTCCACTTGGAATTGAAGCAAAACGTTACATGGACAATGGCGAATTGGTTCCTGATTCGGTAGTAATCGGAATGATTAAAAACAAACTGGAAAATACATCCGATGCAAAAGGATTTATTTTCGATGGTTTTCCACGCACAGTCGCTCAAGCCGAAGCGTTGGACCAACTGCTTAACACAAACGGCACTCCGGTTTCGGGCATGCTGAGTTTGGAAGTAGAAAAAGCTGAGCTGGTTGCCCGCTTGCTGAACCGTGGTAAAACTTCGGGACGTTCTGACGATCAGGATGAATCAATCATCGAAAACCGGATTAATGTTTACAACGAAAAAACATTACCGTTGAAAAATTATTATGCCGCTCAAGACAAACACTTTGGAATTAACGGAATGGGATCAATTGCTGAAATTGCATCTCGTTTGTCTGATGCTGTAAACGCATTATAA
- the obgE gene encoding GTPase ObgE, with translation MAESNFVDYVKIFCRSGNGGSGSAHLRREKYIPKGGPDGGDGGRGGHIIVRGNAQMWTLLHLRYQRHIFAGHGESGSKQCSTGADGEDIIIEVPLGTVARDAETGEFLFEITHDGETNILVKGGRGGLGNTHFKSSTNQTPRYAQPGEPSEEGWKILELKVLADVGLVGFPSAGKSTLLSVVSAAKPKIADYPFTTLVPNLGIVSYRDNQSFIMADIPGIIEGAHEGKGLGLRFLRHIERNSMLLFMVPADSKDHRKEYLILLSELEKYNPELLDKERFLVISKSDFLDDELKAEISKEFKDIPHDFISSVTGGGITKLKDTIWQILNKPQ, from the coding sequence ATGGCTGAAAGCAATTTTGTTGACTACGTAAAGATTTTTTGTCGTTCGGGAAACGGGGGATCCGGATCTGCACACCTTCGCCGTGAAAAATATATTCCCAAAGGTGGCCCCGACGGTGGCGATGGCGGTCGCGGAGGACACATTATCGTTCGTGGAAATGCCCAAATGTGGACGCTGCTTCACCTGCGTTATCAACGTCATATTTTTGCAGGCCATGGCGAATCCGGCAGTAAACAGTGCAGCACCGGCGCCGATGGAGAAGATATCATCATCGAAGTTCCGCTGGGTACTGTAGCCCGTGATGCGGAAACCGGTGAATTCTTATTCGAAATCACACACGACGGCGAAACAAACATCCTGGTTAAAGGTGGTCGCGGGGGATTGGGAAACACCCATTTCAAATCGTCGACTAACCAAACGCCGCGTTATGCACAACCAGGAGAGCCAAGCGAAGAAGGCTGGAAAATTCTCGAGTTGAAAGTATTGGCCGATGTCGGTTTGGTTGGATTCCCGAGTGCAGGTAAATCAACACTGCTTTCGGTAGTGTCTGCAGCCAAGCCCAAAATCGCCGATTATCCGTTCACCACGCTCGTTCCCAATTTGGGAATCGTTTCTTATCGTGATAATCAGTCTTTCATTATGGCCGACATTCCGGGTATTATTGAAGGGGCTCACGAGGGGAAAGGTTTGGGATTGCGTTTCCTGCGTCACATCGAACGAAACTCGATGCTTTTGTTTATGGTACCAGCCGACAGCAAGGATCACCGAAAAGAATACCTGATTCTTTTGAGCGAGCTGGAGAAATACAACCCGGAATTGTTGGATAAGGAACGATTTTTGGTGATCAGTAAATCTGACTTCCTGGATGATGAACTGAAAGCGGAAATCAGCAAAGAATTTAAAGATATTCCGCACGATTTCATTTCGTCGGTAACCGGAGGTGGAATTACAAAACTGAAAGACACCATTTGGCAGATTTTGAATAAACCACAATAA
- a CDS encoding phosphatase PAP2 family protein — translation MEHIIDVDKSIFFYLNGMHSPFWDVVMALFTRTEYWILLFGVIIYYIIRRYRMKSIMILILIALCILIADQFSGLIKDSVQRLRPTHDPTMQDLVHNVLSKGGLYGYFSAHAANTFAVATFTSFIFKNRAFNFLIFSWAIVVSYSRIYLGVHFPFDVLTGVTFGTALGYGAYRLLIFLDNRFFVLGLPKLAEARLRNKDFRYILIIVLSFVFTTLLLVNRLQHFNWIQL, via the coding sequence ATGGAGCACATAATCGACGTCGATAAATCCATCTTTTTTTATCTAAACGGGATGCATTCCCCGTTTTGGGATGTCGTTATGGCTCTGTTCACCCGCACCGAATACTGGATTTTACTTTTTGGTGTAATCATCTATTATATCATTCGCAGGTACCGGATGAAGTCGATCATGATTCTTATTCTGATCGCCTTATGCATCCTCATTGCCGACCAATTCTCCGGGCTCATCAAGGACTCCGTGCAACGATTGCGACCAACCCACGATCCAACAATGCAGGATCTGGTACACAATGTGCTTTCCAAAGGAGGGTTGTACGGATATTTTTCGGCACACGCGGCAAATACATTTGCAGTCGCAACTTTCACCTCATTCATTTTCAAAAACAGAGCATTCAATTTTCTCATTTTCAGTTGGGCGATCGTGGTTAGCTACAGCCGCATTTACCTCGGTGTCCATTTTCCATTCGACGTGTTGACAGGCGTCACCTTCGGCACCGCACTGGGCTACGGCGCTTATCGGCTATTAATATTTCTCGACAACCGCTTTTTTGTGCTTGGACTGCCCAAATTGGCCGAGGCACGGCTACGAAACAAAGATTTCCGCTACATTCTTATTATCGTATTGAGCTTTGTATTCACAACCCTTTTGTTGGTTAATCGCCTTCAACATTTTAACTGGATTCAGTTATGA
- a CDS encoding MutS-related protein, which translates to MSNPASQIEEFLRQDKGDLERYNKKMKQLFYFRLISFAGIILSVIYLPYPSLLVSTLIFTALFLFFIRKNILLEKERNFRKRLIKISEKELLALQEQYSHFNPGKEFNNPDHPFSFDLDVFGEGSLFQFLNRTTTPLGKKRLAGLLENQETDVSALKDRQNAIEELAKEVRWRQVFAGKGNLDNEADLKLLRKLSEETKLKNPGRIKWLITIIPVISTVILVLAFVQLVPWTLLMLVAVFNVAILSFSKKTIDDFYNHFGNQTSILGKYFDLLKMIEDQNFNSSSLKQLQQKLYEEETSATATIQQLKSILARFDYRANFIFILVADSLYLWDLICVRQLDNWNRDHQSKLNVWIDVIAEFDALSSLANFNFNNPEYCLPAFESPEFCFEAQNLAHPLMKKNKRIGNDFNMKGRGQFVVLTGANMAGKSTFLRTLGINMILALNGCRCSADQMTLSPAPLYTNMRTTDNLQKEESYFHAELLRLKGILDEIQNGSPAFILIDEMLKGTNSVDKLQGSVALTQRLLALNANGIISTHDLKLAELEQQYPHNITSLCFEIRIENDKLFFDYRLKQGITQTMNASFLMHQMGIIS; encoded by the coding sequence ATGAGCAACCCTGCAAGCCAAATTGAAGAATTCCTGAGACAGGACAAAGGAGATTTGGAGCGTTACAATAAAAAAATGAAACAGCTTTTCTATTTCCGCTTAATCAGTTTTGCGGGAATCATCTTGAGCGTTATTTATCTTCCTTATCCCTCATTGCTTGTTTCTACTCTTATCTTCACGGCACTTTTTCTATTTTTCATTCGCAAAAACATTTTGCTTGAAAAAGAACGAAATTTTCGGAAGCGGCTGATAAAAATCTCTGAAAAAGAACTTTTAGCGCTTCAAGAACAATACTCCCACTTCAATCCCGGTAAAGAATTTAACAATCCGGATCATCCGTTCTCATTCGATCTGGACGTGTTTGGAGAAGGTAGCCTGTTTCAGTTCCTAAACCGAACCACTACACCTTTAGGGAAAAAGCGCCTGGCAGGCCTGTTGGAAAACCAAGAAACTGATGTCTCAGCTCTAAAAGATCGTCAAAACGCGATAGAAGAACTCGCAAAAGAAGTTCGATGGAGACAAGTATTTGCAGGAAAAGGAAACCTGGACAACGAAGCTGACCTGAAACTGTTGCGAAAACTCAGTGAAGAGACAAAGCTGAAAAACCCGGGCAGAATAAAATGGTTAATTACGATTATTCCCGTCATCTCAACCGTTATACTCGTTTTAGCATTCGTTCAATTGGTGCCTTGGACTTTACTAATGCTTGTCGCTGTTTTCAATGTCGCGATTCTGTCGTTCAGCAAAAAGACGATCGATGACTTTTATAACCACTTCGGAAACCAGACATCAATCTTAGGCAAATATTTTGATTTGTTAAAGATGATTGAAGACCAGAACTTCAACTCATCTTCCCTCAAACAGCTTCAACAAAAACTGTACGAAGAGGAAACATCAGCAACAGCAACCATACAGCAACTGAAGTCTATTTTGGCCAGATTCGACTACCGAGCCAATTTCATTTTCATCCTCGTTGCAGACTCGCTATATCTGTGGGACTTAATTTGCGTGCGGCAATTGGACAACTGGAACCGGGATCACCAATCCAAACTTAACGTATGGATTGATGTCATCGCCGAGTTTGATGCATTATCAAGTCTGGCAAATTTCAACTTTAACAATCCGGAATATTGTCTCCCTGCTTTCGAGTCTCCTGAATTCTGTTTCGAAGCGCAGAACCTCGCTCATCCTTTAATGAAGAAAAACAAGCGGATTGGAAATGATTTCAACATGAAAGGAAGAGGTCAATTTGTCGTTTTGACGGGCGCTAATATGGCTGGCAAGAGTACTTTTCTCAGAACCTTGGGAATAAACATGATTTTGGCCTTGAATGGATGCCGTTGCAGTGCCGACCAAATGACTTTGTCACCGGCCCCCCTGTACACAAACATGCGTACTACTGATAACCTGCAAAAAGAAGAGTCCTACTTTCACGCGGAATTACTGAGATTAAAGGGAATTTTGGACGAGATCCAGAACGGTTCTCCTGCCTTCATCTTAATCGACGAAATGCTGAAGGGAACAAATTCGGTGGACAAACTACAGGGATCTGTTGCATTGACTCAGCGCCTGCTCGCACTTAATGCAAACGGAATCATCTCCACACACGATTTAAAACTTGCCGAATTAGAACAACAATATCCCCACAACATCACTTCTCTTTGCTTTGAAATTCGCATTGAAAACGACAAATTATTCTTCGACTACCGCCTAAAACAAGGAATTACCCAAACTATGAATGCAAGTTTTTTGATGCATCAAATGGGTATTATTTCTTGA
- a CDS encoding UpxY family transcription antiterminator, translating into MSLINSNYQWFALYTKSRFEKKVHASLQSKGIESYLPIRTEKRRWSDRIKTIEEPLLKGYIFVKVSNKEYFNVLNTTGAVAYVSFGGKAAPIPEKQLDDLKIFLQGYNQEIDVTYDNLEEGLKVIVVAGPMKGVVGEVVEFRGKSRIALRFKNLGYCILTDIATKDVEAYKPHLISSHKRLVNSLLSA; encoded by the coding sequence ATGAGTTTAATCAATTCAAATTACCAGTGGTTTGCCTTGTACACAAAATCACGATTCGAGAAAAAGGTACATGCGAGCCTTCAGTCAAAGGGAATCGAAAGTTATCTGCCAATAAGGACTGAAAAACGTCGTTGGAGCGACAGAATCAAGACTATAGAAGAACCTTTGCTGAAAGGCTACATTTTCGTGAAAGTAAGTAACAAAGAATACTTCAACGTATTGAATACTACCGGTGCAGTTGCCTATGTATCTTTCGGTGGAAAAGCTGCCCCAATCCCAGAAAAGCAACTGGACGATTTGAAAATCTTCCTGCAAGGTTACAACCAGGAGATTGATGTTACTTATGACAATCTGGAAGAAGGGCTTAAAGTAATTGTTGTCGCGGGACCTATGAAAGGTGTGGTTGGAGAAGTTGTTGAGTTCCGTGGAAAAAGCCGAATCGCTCTTCGATTCAAGAACCTGGGATATTGCATCTTGACTGATATCGCGACAAAAGACGTGGAAGCTTACAAACCACACTTAATTAGTTCCCACAAACGTCTGGTTAACTCACTTTTATCTGCCTAG
- the rfbF gene encoding glucose-1-phosphate cytidylyltransferase, with product MKVLILAGGLGTRLSEETKIKPKPMVEIGGYPIIWHIMKIYAAHGHNDFIVLCGYKGYIIKEFFANYLQNHSDIHVDLEKNEISYLKSNVEPWKVTLIDTGSETLTGGRIKRVKDLVGNEPFLLTYGDGVSNVDITETIKFHKSQNSLVTLSAIKPPGRFGTFSLQSDGNTIANFREKPSGDGSESAWINGGFFVVEPEAFNYIDGDQTIWERDPLENIASEGKLSAYRHHGFWHPMDTLRDKHTLEELWASGEAPWKIWN from the coding sequence ATGAAAGTACTTATTCTGGCTGGCGGTCTGGGAACTCGCCTATCAGAGGAAACAAAGATCAAACCAAAGCCGATGGTCGAAATCGGAGGATATCCAATTATCTGGCATATCATGAAGATTTACGCGGCTCATGGTCACAACGATTTCATAGTCTTGTGTGGTTACAAAGGCTATATCATCAAGGAATTCTTTGCGAACTATTTACAAAACCACTCGGACATCCATGTCGATTTAGAGAAAAACGAAATCAGTTATCTGAAGTCCAATGTCGAACCTTGGAAGGTTACACTGATCGACACAGGTTCTGAAACCCTCACCGGTGGACGTATTAAGCGAGTTAAGGATCTAGTTGGTAACGAGCCATTCTTGTTGACTTATGGTGACGGTGTTTCAAACGTTGACATAACTGAAACGATCAAATTTCACAAGAGTCAAAACTCGCTTGTAACACTTTCGGCGATTAAACCCCCCGGCCGATTTGGAACCTTCAGCCTCCAATCCGACGGAAACACTATTGCAAACTTCAGGGAAAAACCTTCGGGAGACGGCAGTGAGTCTGCATGGATTAATGGCGGTTTCTTTGTGGTCGAACCGGAAGCGTTCAACTACATCGACGGAGACCAGACGATTTGGGAAAGAGATCCTTTGGAAAATATAGCTTCAGAGGGAAAACTTTCAGCTTACCGACACCACGGATTTTGGCATCCGATGGATACTTTACGCGATAAGCACACCTTGGAAGAACTTTGGGCTAGTGGTGAAGCCCCCTGGAAAATTTGGAATTAA
- a CDS encoding NAD-dependent epimerase/dehydratase family protein, producing MKILIIGNMGYVGPGVVKQLRQTYPQGELVGYDIGYFANQLTNTEFLPEVKLNQQLFGDVREFPYEILSGFDSVVYLAAISNDPMGAKYEEITLDVNYRSCIKIAEKAKEAKVKSFVFASSCSIYGAADQYAKKETDTKNPLTAYARSKVFAEQDLEPLADANFTVTCLRFATACGMSNRLRLDLVLNDFVAGAVVSKGIDILSDGTPWRPLINVLDMGRAIDWAITRKESNGGQFLAINTGSNVWNYQVKELAEAVAKVVPGCKVTVNQDAPPDKRSYKVNFDLFKELAPNHQPIFDLQSTIEDLFKSLTNIGLKDPKFRDSKYMRLKILASLQENGHLSENLMWNFLKTSENDIHRNEVAGSVCN from the coding sequence ATGAAAATCTTAATTATTGGAAACATGGGCTATGTTGGCCCTGGCGTTGTCAAGCAACTTCGACAAACTTATCCTCAAGGTGAGCTCGTTGGTTATGATATCGGCTATTTTGCAAATCAACTTACAAATACAGAATTTTTGCCGGAAGTAAAACTCAATCAACAACTCTTCGGTGATGTTCGCGAATTCCCTTACGAAATTTTATCCGGATTTGACTCTGTTGTCTATTTGGCTGCTATCTCTAATGACCCAATGGGTGCCAAGTATGAAGAGATTACATTAGACGTAAACTATCGCTCCTGCATAAAAATCGCAGAAAAAGCGAAAGAAGCTAAAGTAAAATCATTCGTTTTCGCATCAAGCTGCAGTATTTACGGAGCTGCAGACCAATATGCTAAAAAAGAAACTGACACAAAAAATCCATTAACGGCTTACGCCAGATCGAAGGTTTTCGCAGAACAAGATCTAGAGCCATTGGCAGACGCTAACTTTACTGTCACTTGCCTCCGATTTGCAACTGCGTGTGGAATGAGCAATCGATTGAGATTAGATTTGGTTTTAAATGATTTCGTGGCTGGAGCTGTTGTTTCCAAAGGAATTGATATCCTCAGCGACGGAACTCCATGGCGACCGCTGATTAACGTTTTGGATATGGGCCGGGCAATCGACTGGGCAATCACCCGGAAGGAATCAAACGGCGGCCAGTTCTTGGCAATAAATACTGGTAGCAACGTTTGGAACTACCAAGTTAAAGAACTCGCAGAAGCAGTTGCCAAAGTTGTTCCAGGCTGCAAGGTCACAGTCAATCAAGATGCTCCCCCTGATAAGCGTTCTTATAAAGTAAACTTCGACCTTTTTAAAGAACTTGCTCCAAATCATCAACCGATTTTCGACCTGCAATCAACAATCGAAGATTTATTTAAATCACTCACAAACATCGGATTAAAAGACCCCAAATTCAGAGACTCAAAGTACATGCGCTTGAAAATATTAGCAAGTTTACAAGAAAATGGGCACCTCAGCGAAAACTTAATGTGGAACTTTCTAAAAACATCTGAAAATGATATTCACCGAAACGAAGTTGCCGGGAGCGTATGTAATTGA